A window from Desulfonatronovibrio magnus encodes these proteins:
- a CDS encoding MFS transporter — MKQAVRGTDCSTIEKGSLHRAGESTSPGMWSWAFFDWGSNSYATIVLTFVFATYFSQMVAGDEVTGAALWATTLGITGILVGIGGPLLGAIVDQTGRRKPWIAGFSLVCILATASLWLVKPSVEYVILALLLVSIGEIGMEYAGVFYNAMLPRLANSERMGRWSGWGWSMGYLGGLMALVAALTVITHGEQWFGLDEQTAEPVRATFFLAAAWFALFSLPMFLFTPDQPGTGKAVGRAVRDGIRQLGQSIRQAREYSYIVRFLIARLLYIDGLATVFIFGGVYAAGTFGMSPREVLVFGIVVNITAGFGAACFAWIDDWFGSKKTILLSLSGLIITGSVIVLTESVILFWVSALVLGIFVGPVQAASRTYMGRVAPEALRNQMFGLYALSGKVAFFCPLFVGAVTYLADSQRAGMSVALFFFAAGFAVLLKVPEASDIQQVNDPGKSV, encoded by the coding sequence ATGAAACAGGCCGTTCGGGGAACCGATTGCTCAACGATTGAAAAAGGAAGTTTACACCGGGCAGGAGAATCAACATCTCCTGGAATGTGGTCATGGGCGTTCTTTGACTGGGGCAGCAATTCTTACGCAACCATAGTGCTCACCTTTGTATTCGCAACCTACTTTTCACAGATGGTTGCAGGCGATGAGGTGACTGGCGCTGCATTGTGGGCGACGACCCTTGGTATAACCGGAATACTGGTGGGTATCGGAGGGCCTCTGCTGGGCGCCATTGTTGATCAGACCGGACGACGCAAACCCTGGATTGCCGGATTCAGCCTGGTATGTATCCTGGCAACCGCATCTTTGTGGCTGGTAAAGCCTTCTGTGGAGTATGTTATCCTCGCTTTGCTGCTTGTTTCCATCGGTGAAATAGGGATGGAATACGCCGGAGTTTTCTACAATGCCATGCTGCCCAGACTGGCGAACTCCGAGAGGATGGGCCGCTGGTCGGGGTGGGGATGGAGCATGGGCTATCTGGGTGGACTTATGGCTCTGGTGGCCGCGTTGACAGTAATAACCCACGGGGAGCAGTGGTTTGGACTCGATGAGCAGACGGCCGAGCCTGTAAGGGCTACTTTTTTCCTGGCTGCGGCCTGGTTCGCCTTGTTTTCGCTTCCCATGTTTCTGTTTACGCCTGATCAGCCGGGCACGGGAAAAGCTGTGGGCCGGGCGGTCAGAGATGGAATAAGGCAACTGGGACAGTCAATAAGACAAGCTCGGGAATACTCGTACATTGTGCGCTTTCTCATCGCCCGTCTCCTGTATATTGATGGTCTGGCAACTGTATTTATTTTCGGAGGGGTTTATGCCGCCGGAACATTCGGTATGAGCCCGCGGGAAGTTCTTGTTTTCGGCATTGTGGTCAACATAACAGCGGGATTTGGGGCTGCTTGCTTTGCCTGGATTGATGACTGGTTCGGCAGTAAAAAAACTATTCTCTTATCCCTGTCCGGATTAATCATCACTGGTTCTGTGATTGTTCTGACTGAGTCTGTAATCCTGTTCTGGGTCTCTGCCCTGGTGCTGGGGATCTTTGTCGGACCGGTCCAGGCTGCCAGCCGCACTTACATGGGCCGGGTGGCCCCTGAAGCTCTGCGAAACCAGATGTTCGGCTTATATGCTCTGTCAGGCAAGGTAGCGTTTTTCTGCCCACTGTTTGTAGGAGCTGTCACCTACCTGGCGGATAGTCAACGGGCCGGGATGAGCGTGGCGCTTTTTTTTTTTGCTGCTGGTTTTGCCGTGCTGCTGAAAGTCCCTGAGGCTTCAGATATTCAGCAAGTGAATGATCCTGGCAAGTCCGTATAA
- a CDS encoding BON domain-containing protein: protein MALMDEEIKNSIVDAIYRDPRINASDVSVEVDNGKVTLSGQVPTYFSFTATHSNALQIPGVVSVDNRLIVSYPPGVTIPAASELLSFVEDKLDRNPDIDIQDKEIKVTGGNVTLRGTVDAYWKKDYAETLVASEPGVLTITNNLAIVPDKDYLDQDVANGVSLSLESNPLVSSEDIDVRVQNGKVTLTGTVPSWPVWEAAHNSAVLTPGVRGVENLIVVSWPQL from the coding sequence ATGGCCCTAATGGATGAAGAGATTAAAAACAGTATTGTCGATGCAATATATAGAGATCCTCGCATCAACGCATCAGATGTAAGTGTAGAAGTAGACAATGGTAAGGTCACCCTTTCAGGTCAAGTGCCTACATATTTTTCTTTTACAGCCACACACAGCAATGCTTTGCAGATACCAGGCGTAGTCAGTGTGGATAACAGGCTTATAGTCAGTTATCCTCCGGGAGTAACTATACCCGCTGCTTCTGAATTATTATCCTTTGTGGAAGACAAGCTTGACCGAAACCCTGATATTGACATTCAGGATAAAGAAATCAAGGTCACAGGAGGAAATGTTACCTTACGCGGAACCGTGGATGCTTACTGGAAAAAGGATTACGCGGAAACCCTGGTTGCATCTGAACCAGGAGTACTCACCATAACCAATAATCTGGCAATAGTCCCTGATAAGGACTATCTTGACCAGGATGTTGCCAATGGGGTGTCATTATCACTGGAATCCAATCCATTGGTATCATCTGAAGACATAGACGTTAGAGTTCAAAACGGAAAAGTCACCTTGACTGGAACGGTACCAAGCTGGCCTGTCTGGGAAGCTGCACACAATTCAGCTGTACTTACTCCCGGAGTAAGAGGAGTTGAAAACTTGATTGTTGTTTCCTGGCCTCAGTTGTAA
- a CDS encoding BON domain-containing protein, with product MLRLLSFMICFSMLTAFSFAWAAVIPDEEIKKNVIEELYGDDRVDASDIRVEVNYGEVILSGEVPTYLSFTSAHSNALQVQGVTMVDNRLTVTYPADVHTPADKAIENRIENVLALNPDINIQDMEVQVRGGIVDLRGTVDAFWKKNYAQELVAPEPGVIAINNHLAIVPTRDIIDQDIAKDIVRSLEVRAAVLAEDVTVTVENGEVELTGTVPSWIAKESAYHAAEFTAGVIDVKNYLNIANIGS from the coding sequence ATGTTGCGTTTATTATCTTTTATGATTTGTTTCTCAATGCTGACTGCATTTTCATTTGCCTGGGCTGCAGTAATCCCTGACGAAGAAATCAAAAAAAATGTAATTGAAGAATTGTATGGAGACGACCGGGTGGATGCATCCGATATCCGGGTAGAGGTAAATTACGGTGAAGTAATTCTTTCCGGTGAAGTGCCGACTTATCTGTCTTTTACCAGTGCACACAGCAATGCCCTTCAAGTACAAGGAGTTACCATGGTGGATAACCGCCTTACAGTAACTTATCCAGCTGATGTACATACCCCCGCTGATAAAGCAATTGAAAACAGAATAGAGAACGTACTCGCCCTGAACCCTGATATTAATATTCAGGATATGGAAGTCCAGGTTAGAGGCGGGATTGTAGATTTGCGGGGAACTGTAGATGCTTTCTGGAAAAAAAATTATGCTCAAGAGCTGGTAGCTCCAGAACCAGGGGTGATCGCAATCAATAACCATCTGGCAATCGTTCCCACAAGAGATATTATAGACCAGGACATTGCCAAAGACATCGTAAGATCTCTTGAAGTCAGGGCTGCTGTATTAGCTGAAGACGTAACTGTAACAGTAGAAAACGGAGAGGTGGAACTAACAGGAACAGTTCCCAGCTGGATTGCCAAAGAATCGGCCTACCATGCTGCTGAATTCACCGCCGGTGTCATTGACGTGAAGAACTATCTAAACATAGCAAATATCGGCAGTTAG